From Alkalilimnicola sp. S0819, the proteins below share one genomic window:
- a CDS encoding lactate/malate family dehydrogenase, producing MARVGIIGLGWVGASVAAAVLQRGLAQELLLHDVRGEIAEGEALDFAHGALLYPRARVRAAPLSDFTTLDAVVVSAGRGGKPDESRLALLRDNLAVAESLGQALRGFAGVIIAVSNPVDIFTEVLRRAAELPAERVIGTGTTLDSARLRFELGEQLGVHPHSVHAQVLGEHGDSELVNWSAAQAGGRTLRDWRGWNEELEAEIAARVRGAAYEIIRRKGATNQAIGLVTASVLAAVLHNEDRVLTVSRLQQGVAGVDGVPLSLPAVVGRDGATRVLEPRLDAAEAEALARSAAIIAERLPS from the coding sequence ATGGCACGTGTGGGGATCATCGGCCTGGGCTGGGTGGGCGCCAGTGTCGCCGCCGCCGTACTGCAGCGGGGCCTCGCCCAGGAGCTGCTGCTGCACGATGTGCGCGGCGAGATCGCCGAGGGTGAGGCGCTGGATTTCGCCCACGGCGCCCTGCTCTATCCGCGCGCCCGGGTGCGTGCCGCGCCCTTGTCGGATTTCACCACGCTGGATGCTGTCGTGGTCAGCGCCGGGCGCGGCGGCAAGCCCGACGAATCCCGCCTGGCGCTGCTGCGCGACAACCTCGCCGTGGCGGAGAGCCTGGGCCAGGCGCTGCGCGGTTTCGCCGGCGTGATCATCGCCGTCTCCAACCCGGTGGATATCTTCACCGAAGTACTGCGCCGCGCCGCCGAACTACCCGCCGAGCGGGTCATCGGCACCGGCACCACCCTGGACAGCGCCCGGCTGCGCTTCGAGCTGGGTGAACAGCTGGGCGTGCACCCCCATTCCGTGCATGCCCAGGTGCTGGGCGAGCACGGCGATTCGGAACTGGTGAACTGGTCCGCCGCCCAGGCCGGCGGGCGGACGCTGCGCGACTGGCGGGGCTGGAACGAGGAGCTGGAAGCCGAGATCGCCGCCCGAGTGCGCGGCGCGGCCTACGAGATCATCCGCCGCAAGGGCGCCACCAACCAGGCCATCGGCCTGGTCACCGCCTCGGTACTGGCCGCGGTGCTGCACAACGAAGATCGGGTGTTGACCGTCTCGCGTTTGCAGCAGGGCGTGGCCGGCGTGGACGGGGTGCCGCTGTCGCTGCCGGCCGTGGTGGGCAGGGATGGGGCTACACGAGTCCTCGAGCCGCGGCTTGACGCGGCGGAGGCCGAGGCGCTGGCTCGCTCGGCGGCAATCATTGCGGAACGCCTGCCGTCATGA
- a CDS encoding helix-turn-helix domain-containing protein, with product MTTKTTRSGYKSCQSLVKGLKLLQELNRSSNGAATVTELSSRLGMHRTTVKRMLETLVEEDFVYTDHLSNFYRLSHQVQSLSYGFRDSIKIVDIVWPHMMALTKELVWPCSYQSLEGHQLVVRASTHAYSVFSFHTGMPGRKLGLMNTAAGRAYLAYCSDAEREALISMISRDDPTARTNIPQLVEETRRLGYGRNRAEWAEEPKFAGVARPIVQGDTVLGCINMIILNHAISDQDVARFAARLGEVVATIQKEIA from the coding sequence ATGACTACAAAGACCACCCGCAGCGGTTACAAGAGCTGCCAGTCCCTGGTTAAGGGCTTGAAGCTGCTTCAGGAGTTGAACAGAAGCTCCAACGGGGCTGCCACGGTTACCGAGCTATCCAGCCGCCTGGGCATGCATCGCACGACGGTCAAACGCATGTTGGAGACGTTGGTGGAAGAGGACTTCGTCTACACAGACCATCTGTCCAACTTCTATCGCCTGTCCCATCAGGTGCAGAGTTTGAGCTACGGTTTTCGTGACAGCATCAAGATCGTGGATATCGTTTGGCCTCACATGATGGCGCTGACGAAGGAACTGGTTTGGCCCTGCTCCTATCAAAGCCTGGAGGGTCATCAGTTGGTCGTCCGCGCCTCCACCCACGCCTACAGCGTCTTCTCCTTCCACACGGGCATGCCGGGGCGGAAGCTGGGCCTGATGAATACGGCGGCTGGCAGAGCCTATCTGGCCTATTGCTCGGACGCGGAGCGCGAAGCCCTGATCAGCATGATCAGCCGGGATGATCCCACGGCTCGTACAAACATTCCCCAGTTGGTCGAGGAAACACGACGCCTGGGGTATGGGCGTAACCGCGCGGAATGGGCGGAGGAGCCAAAGTTCGCCGGTGTGGCGAGGCCCATCGTTCAGGGCGATACGGTGCTCGGCTGCATCAACATGATCATCTTGAATCATGCGATTAGCGACCAGGACGTCGCGCGTTTTGCGGCAAGACTGGGAGAGGTGGTCGCCACCATCCAGAAAGAGATAGCGTAG
- a CDS encoding TAXI family TRAP transporter solute-binding subunit, translating to MARLLTGWLAIAALSMPLMAFAADNVNLPKTITSTSHAPGSAGHSQTVAIGNLLQNEYGTSVRIMPSSNDVAFMNLVRSGRVELCTCPSAAYFAQEGVLMFSGPEWGPQQLRVLAMSVANVGMGMVAAGDVGITEPADLKGKRVASIRGGDSQNLGAEAVLAFGGLTWDDVERVEFPSYIKTLEGILNDQVDAAFVMTITSTTQQIASSSRGIKWPYMDPNDEEAWARAQDVAPYLQPKKVTLGAGISKEEPWHGSSYPYPIILGSDSLDYELASSMIRVLIEDYDLYKDSAPGTSGYALENQNLTWVMPFHQAVVDYYKERGAWTDEMQANQDHLLERETVLQQAWKDYVGSTDAEGDAFKSGWMKARATALESAGFKAVF from the coding sequence ATGGCTCGTTTACTCACTGGATGGCTCGCGATAGCCGCCCTCAGCATGCCGTTGATGGCGTTCGCCGCCGACAACGTCAACCTGCCCAAAACCATAACCAGCACGTCTCACGCGCCGGGCTCTGCGGGGCATTCGCAAACGGTTGCCATCGGCAATCTGCTACAGAACGAATACGGCACGTCCGTACGAATCATGCCCAGCTCGAACGATGTCGCCTTCATGAACCTGGTGCGATCCGGCCGCGTGGAGTTGTGCACCTGTCCGTCAGCGGCCTACTTCGCGCAAGAGGGCGTGCTGATGTTCTCCGGCCCCGAATGGGGTCCGCAGCAGCTTCGTGTGCTTGCTATGTCCGTGGCGAACGTGGGCATGGGCATGGTGGCTGCCGGAGATGTCGGCATCACCGAACCGGCCGATCTAAAAGGCAAGCGCGTGGCGTCCATCCGCGGCGGCGACTCCCAGAACCTGGGTGCAGAAGCAGTTTTGGCCTTCGGCGGTCTGACCTGGGACGATGTCGAGCGGGTTGAGTTCCCCAGCTACATCAAGACGCTCGAGGGCATCCTCAACGATCAGGTCGACGCAGCCTTTGTGATGACCATCACGTCTACCACCCAACAGATCGCCTCGAGTTCCAGAGGCATCAAGTGGCCCTACATGGATCCCAATGATGAGGAAGCCTGGGCCCGTGCACAGGACGTGGCGCCGTATCTGCAGCCGAAGAAAGTGACGCTGGGCGCGGGTATCAGCAAGGAAGAGCCGTGGCACGGCTCCTCCTACCCTTATCCCATCATTCTCGGCTCGGACAGTCTCGACTATGAACTCGCCTCGAGCATGATTCGGGTGCTGATAGAGGATTATGACCTGTACAAGGACTCGGCGCCGGGCACCTCGGGCTATGCGCTTGAGAACCAGAACCTTACGTGGGTGATGCCCTTCCACCAGGCGGTCGTCGACTACTACAAAGAGCGCGGCGCCTGGACCGACGAAATGCAGGCCAACCAGGATCACCTGCTGGAGCGCGAAACCGTGCTGCAACAGGCCTGGAAGGACTACGTTGGGTCAACCGACGCGGAAGGTGATGCCTTCAAGAGCGGCTGGATGAAGGCGCGCGCCACGGCCCTCGAAAGCGCGGGCTTCAAGGCCGTGTTCTAA
- a CDS encoding flavodoxin family protein codes for MSLTAIALNCTLKPSPADSSCELLLRQILDALAGEGVTGELLRAVDHNIKPGVSADEGADDDWPAIRRQVLDADILVLGTPIWLGHPSSVCQRVLERLDAFLGETDEEGRMVTFGRVAAVAVVGNEDGAHHAGAELFQGLNDVGFTLAAGAMSYWVGEAMQGIDYKDLEQVPDTVAGTTATLARNTAHLAKLLRQAPYPGGS; via the coding sequence GTGAGCCTGACCGCCATCGCCCTCAACTGCACCCTGAAGCCCTCGCCGGCGGATTCTTCCTGCGAGCTGTTGTTGCGCCAGATACTGGACGCCCTGGCCGGTGAGGGCGTCACGGGCGAGCTGCTGCGCGCCGTGGACCACAACATCAAACCCGGGGTGAGCGCCGACGAAGGCGCCGATGACGACTGGCCGGCAATACGGCGCCAGGTGCTGGACGCGGACATTCTGGTGCTGGGCACGCCGATCTGGCTGGGGCACCCCTCCAGTGTGTGTCAGCGGGTGCTGGAGCGGCTGGATGCCTTTCTCGGCGAAACCGACGAGGAAGGCCGCATGGTGACCTTCGGGCGGGTCGCGGCGGTGGCGGTGGTGGGCAATGAGGACGGCGCCCACCACGCGGGCGCGGAACTCTTCCAGGGGCTGAACGATGTGGGCTTCACCCTGGCCGCGGGCGCCATGAGCTACTGGGTGGGTGAGGCCATGCAGGGCATTGACTACAAGGACCTGGAGCAGGTGCCGGACACCGTGGCCGGCACCACCGCCACCCTCGCGCGCAACACCGCGCACCTGGCGAAACTGCTGCGCCAGGCGCCCTACCCCGGCGGCTCCTGA
- a CDS encoding MFS transporter — translation MTSAATALLNLFPRPELKTLGLVSTAHAFSHFYMLVLPPIFPLLHGDLGLSYAELGLLLAVYAGVTGLMQIPMGLLVDRIGGRAVLALGLALNAAAILLVGLYPAYWGMLIFMALAGTGNAVFHPADYAILSARVGSPRMGRAFSLHLFAGYMGWMLAPPAVLGLTALFNWRIALIVLGLTGLAYAALLTLPGEHLSDADQRREAHASKVRARAEGRRNGLALLLTPTIAALFLFYVVVSMASSGIQGFSVVAMVELHQIEMSQANFALTLYFVAGALGTLLGGWLADRVVHHERATGIAFIISALFLVLLGLGALPLALVGGMIALAGFFLAVVSPLRDVMVRNATPAGSIGTAFGIVTTGFSVGMVISPMLLGAVVDRGYPSLVFLLSAAMTLGGLGTLAGVRVSRRSTDTRDDYTTH, via the coding sequence GTGACCTCCGCCGCCACTGCCCTGCTCAACCTGTTTCCCCGCCCGGAGCTGAAGACCCTCGGGCTGGTATCCACAGCGCACGCCTTCAGCCACTTCTACATGCTGGTGCTGCCGCCGATCTTTCCGCTGCTGCACGGTGATCTGGGGCTGAGCTACGCCGAGCTGGGCCTACTGCTCGCGGTGTATGCCGGCGTCACCGGCCTGATGCAAATCCCCATGGGCCTGCTGGTAGACCGCATCGGCGGCCGTGCGGTGCTCGCACTGGGGCTCGCGCTCAATGCCGCGGCCATCCTGCTGGTGGGACTGTATCCGGCCTACTGGGGGATGCTGATCTTCATGGCTCTGGCCGGCACCGGCAACGCCGTATTCCACCCGGCAGACTACGCCATACTCTCCGCCCGCGTCGGCTCGCCCCGCATGGGCCGCGCCTTCAGCCTGCATCTTTTCGCCGGCTACATGGGCTGGATGCTCGCCCCGCCCGCCGTGCTGGGACTGACAGCACTCTTCAATTGGCGGATAGCGCTCATCGTGCTGGGCCTCACGGGGTTGGCCTACGCCGCCCTGCTAACCCTGCCCGGCGAGCATTTATCGGATGCCGATCAGCGCCGCGAGGCCCATGCCAGCAAGGTCCGGGCACGCGCCGAAGGCCGCCGCAACGGTCTGGCGCTGCTGCTCACCCCCACCATCGCGGCACTGTTCCTCTTCTACGTGGTCGTGTCCATGGCCAGCAGTGGCATACAGGGCTTTTCGGTGGTGGCCATGGTCGAGCTGCACCAGATCGAGATGTCCCAGGCCAACTTCGCGCTGACGCTCTACTTCGTCGCCGGCGCCCTCGGCACCCTGCTCGGCGGTTGGCTGGCCGACCGGGTGGTGCACCACGAACGGGCCACCGGCATCGCCTTCATCATCTCCGCGCTGTTCCTGGTGCTGCTCGGCCTCGGCGCACTGCCACTGGCGCTGGTCGGCGGGATGATAGCGCTGGCCGGCTTCTTCCTCGCCGTGGTCTCGCCGCTGCGCGACGTCATGGTACGCAACGCAACGCCGGCGGGCAGCATCGGCACCGCTTTCGGCATCGTCACCACCGGCTTCAGCGTCGGCATGGTGATCTCCCCGATGCTGCTGGGGGCCGTGGTTGATCGGGGATACCCGTCGCTGGTGTTTCTGCTCAGTGCGGCGATGACGTTGGGCGGGCTGGGTACGCTGGCGGGGGTTCGAGTGTCACGGCGGTCGACTGATACCCGCGATGATTACACCACACATTAG